A genomic region of Photobacterium swingsii contains the following coding sequences:
- the tssB gene encoding type VI secretion system contractile sheath small subunit translates to MALNSQHKRVSKNRVSITYDVETNGATETKELPFVVGVIGDFSGHKPESEKVDLEEREFTGVDKDNFDTVMGQINPRLSYKVDNKLANDDSQFEVNISLQSMKDFHPENLVEQIDPLKQLVETRNQLKVLLSKADRSRDLERLLKEVLQSTDAIQHLAEELGVKGGEEE, encoded by the coding sequence ATGGCTCTCAACTCGCAACATAAGCGTGTAAGTAAAAACCGTGTAAGTATCACTTACGATGTCGAAACTAACGGTGCAACAGAAACAAAAGAATTACCTTTTGTTGTAGGTGTTATTGGTGATTTTTCTGGCCATAAACCAGAAAGTGAAAAAGTAGACCTAGAAGAACGTGAATTTACGGGTGTTGATAAAGATAACTTCGACACTGTGATGGGCCAAATTAACCCACGCCTGTCTTACAAAGTAGATAACAAATTGGCGAACGACGACAGCCAATTTGAAGTCAATATCTCATTGCAATCAATGAAAGATTTCCATCCAGAAAATCTGGTTGAGCAAATCGATCCTCTCAAGCAGTTAGTTGAAACACGTAATCAACTTAAAGTGCTATTAAGCAAAGCAGACCGTTCTCGCGATCTAGAGCGTTTACTAAAAGAAGTACTGCAAAGCACAGATGCGATCCAACACTTAGCTGAAGAGCTGGGTGTGAAAGGTGGGGAGGAAGAATAA
- a CDS encoding Hcp family type VI secretion system effector yields the protein MASIYMRVEGVKVEGGATVEGLPKDGWFALNSYSWGAVRQVAMDIGNGNNADSGMVAMSEVNITKEVDGASEDLLSFLFSPGAEGKDVDIVFTKPARDGSGAEIYFQVGLKKARLVSYNVSGSDGSQPFESIALSYIQLDQKHKHEADGGKMVDGGLVSYHVPQGKLLSGAK from the coding sequence GCGTAGAGGGCGTTAAAGTTGAAGGCGGTGCAACTGTTGAAGGTCTACCAAAAGACGGTTGGTTCGCATTGAACTCATACAGCTGGGGTGCAGTACGTCAAGTAGCGATGGACATCGGTAACGGTAACAATGCTGATTCAGGCATGGTTGCAATGAGCGAAGTAAACATCACTAAAGAAGTTGATGGTGCATCTGAAGATCTACTGTCTTTCCTATTTAGCCCTGGTGCTGAAGGTAAAGATGTAGACATCGTATTTACTAAACCTGCACGTGACGGTTCTGGCGCAGAGATCTACTTCCAAGTTGGTCTGAAAAAAGCCCGTCTAGTTTCTTACAACGTAAGCGGCAGCGATGGTTCTCAACCATTTGAAAGCATTGCTCTTTCTTACATTCAGCTTGATCAGAAGCACAAGCATGAAGCTGATGGCGGTAAGATGGTAGATGGTGGTCTTGTTTCTTACCACGTACCGCAAGGCAAGCTTCTGTCTGGCGCTAAATAA
- the tssC gene encoding type VI secretion system contractile sheath large subunit: MTTEQQAAPQAEAAEGELNFLDRAISATTQTPADTTKELLSVLTSQVLEGTVTWDKNLTLTIEKAISALDVKISEQLSTVMKNQDFQKLEGTWLGLQKLVKNSELGPDLKIKLADYTKDELLEQFEDAPAIDRSRFFTMVYQEEFGTAGGQPYGALIGDYEFGYGDEDVALLRYMGEVAAASHSPFVAAANASMFDFDSFETFSEGKPVAAGFDSPAYASWNAFRASDDSRYVALTLPKTIARLPYGQATVKVSSFEFEELSQDANGNAVPESQDDFVWSNAAYEYGLLLTQAYTQFGWCTAIRGADNGGKVENLSNFTYYTPAGDLVQQCPSEVNLTDEREKELSDLGFLPLVHYKNTNYAVFMGAQTTHKPKTYTDPDATSNAAISARLPYTMASSRIAQYLKVMGRDRVGSNLDPANVEKELSDWIHQYVNPNAIGNEAKSTHPLVEAKVSVEEQAGRPGCYSAVAYLRPWLQMEELTSSLRMVANIPG, encoded by the coding sequence ATGACGACTGAACAACAAGCAGCACCACAAGCAGAAGCCGCAGAAGGCGAACTGAATTTCCTCGATCGTGCGATTTCAGCTACGACGCAAACACCAGCAGATACAACGAAAGAGTTGCTATCCGTGCTGACATCTCAAGTGCTAGAAGGCACTGTGACTTGGGATAAAAACCTGACTTTAACTATCGAGAAAGCGATTTCAGCACTGGATGTGAAAATCTCAGAGCAACTTTCTACGGTGATGAAAAATCAAGACTTCCAGAAATTAGAAGGTACTTGGTTAGGGCTTCAAAAGCTGGTTAAAAATAGCGAACTGGGCCCAGATCTTAAGATCAAATTGGCTGATTACACCAAAGATGAGCTACTAGAGCAGTTTGAAGATGCGCCAGCGATCGATCGTAGCCGCTTCTTCACTATGGTTTACCAAGAAGAATTTGGTACTGCGGGTGGCCAGCCTTACGGTGCACTTATTGGTGATTATGAGTTTGGATACGGCGACGAAGATGTTGCTCTACTTCGCTACATGGGCGAAGTCGCTGCTGCATCGCATTCTCCATTTGTTGCCGCAGCAAACGCTAGCATGTTTGATTTCGATTCTTTCGAAACCTTCTCAGAAGGTAAACCTGTTGCCGCTGGCTTTGATTCACCAGCATACGCAAGCTGGAATGCGTTCCGTGCAAGTGATGACTCTCGTTATGTTGCGCTAACGCTACCAAAAACAATTGCGCGCCTGCCTTACGGTCAAGCAACGGTAAAAGTAAGTTCTTTTGAGTTTGAAGAGCTTTCACAAGATGCCAACGGTAACGCAGTGCCAGAATCACAAGATGATTTCGTATGGAGTAATGCTGCGTACGAATACGGCCTACTTCTAACACAAGCTTACACGCAATTTGGTTGGTGTACGGCTATCCGTGGTGCAGACAATGGCGGTAAAGTTGAGAATCTATCTAACTTTACTTACTACACGCCAGCAGGTGATCTTGTTCAGCAATGTCCGTCAGAAGTAAACCTGACTGACGAGCGTGAAAAAGAGCTAAGTGATCTTGGTTTCCTACCTCTAGTTCACTACAAAAACACCAACTACGCCGTGTTCATGGGTGCACAAACCACTCATAAACCAAAGACTTACACTGATCCTGATGCAACTTCAAATGCTGCTATTTCAGCGCGCTTGCCTTACACAATGGCAAGTAGCCGTATCGCGCAATACTTGAAAGTAATGGGACGTGATCGTGTGGGTTCAAACCTAGATCCTGCCAACGTTGAGAAAGAGCTAAGCGATTGGATTCACCAATACGTGAACCCAAATGCGATCGGTAACGAAGCTAAATCAACACACCCTCTTGTTGAAGCTAAGGTTAGCGTTGAAGAGCAAGCTGGTCGTCCAGGTTGCTACTCTGCGGTGGCATACCTACGCCCTTGGCTACAAATGGAAGAGTTAACATCATCACTACGCATGGTTGCTAACATTCCAGGCTAA